Proteins from a genomic interval of Medicago truncatula cultivar Jemalong A17 chromosome 3, MtrunA17r5.0-ANR, whole genome shotgun sequence:
- the LOC25489477 gene encoding probable pectin methyltransferase QUA2, with protein MSGPLYRGVSGIRIPDNSMDSWDSQSKDKTEKDGLDRRGSSDQSPLHLSSPFRLLFADNSSHSKFGVTENGFSPDPFILGTPRSRHKLILLFMKFSIVLIVILALAGSFWWTVSISTTSRGQIYHGYRRLQEKLVSDLLDIGEISYAPSRLKELEFCSQEFENYVPCFNVSDNLAQGYSDGSEFDRQCGRELRQDCLLLSPMNYKIPLRWPTGRDVIWISNVKITAQEVLSSGSLTKRMMMLDEEQISFRSASLMFDGVEDYSHQIAEMIGLRNESNFIQAGIRTILDIGCGYGSFGAHLFHSQLLTMCIANYEPSGSQVQLTLERGLPAMVASFATKQLPYASLSFDMLHCARCGIDWDQKDGILLIEADRLLKPGGYFVWTSPLTNARNKDSQKRWKLIHDFAENLCWDMLSQQDETVVWKKISKRKCYSSRKNSSPPPPLCSRGYDVESPYYRELQNCIGGTHSSRWISIEERATWPSRDYPNKNELEIYGLQPDEFAEDAESWKAAVQNYWSLLSPLIFSDHPKRPGDEDPPPPFNMLRNVLDMNAHFGGFNSALLQSKKSVWVMNVVPTSGLNYLPMIQDRGYVGVLHDWCEAFPTYPRTYDLVHAAGFLSLQTSQQYRCTMLDIFIEIDRLLRPEGWIIIRDTVPLIESARTLTTRLKWDARVIEIESDSDQRLLICQKPFFKRQAN; from the exons ATGTCTGGGCCATTGTACAGAGGTGTGTCTGGGATTCGGATCCCGGATAATAGTATGGATTCGTGGGATTCACAATCGAAAGATAAAACGGAAAAAGATGGTTTGGATAGAAGAGGTTCTTCTGATCAGAGTCCTTTACATTTGTCATCGCCCTTTAGGTTGCTTTTTGCAGATAATAGTTCACATTCTAAATTTGGTGTCACCGAGAATGGTTTCTCACCTGATCCGTTTATTCTTGGCACTCCTAGAAGTCGGCATAAGTTGATTCTTCTTTTCATGAAGTTTAGTATAGTGTTGATAGTTATTCTTGCTCTTGCTGGGTCGTTTTGGTGGACGGTCTCGATTTCAACTACATCAAGAGGTCAAATTTACCATGGTTATAGAAGACTTCAAGAGAAACTTGTATCGGACCTTTTGGATATCGGAGAGATTTCTTATGCTCCTTCAAGACTGAAAGAATTGGAATTCTGTTCTCAGGAGTTTGAAAACTATGTTCCTTGTTTTAATGTTTCTGATAATCTAGCTCAGGGTTACTCCGATGGCAGTGAGTTTGATCGGCAATGTGGCCGCGAGCTTAGGCAAGATTGTTTACTTCTCTCGCCGATGAATTACAAAATTCCTCTTCGGTGGCCTACTGGAAGGGATGTTATCTGGATTTCTAATGTTAAAATCACTGCACAGGAAGTTCTTTCTTCTGGAAGCTTGACCAAGAG GATGATGATGCTCGATGAAGAGCAAATTTCCTTTCGTTCTGCCTCCCTTATGTTTGATGGTGTTGAAGACTACTCACACCAAATCGCAGAAATGATTGGACTTAGAAATGAATCTAACTTCATACAAGCAGGG ATTAGAACCATACTGGACATTGGTTGTGGCTATGGTAGCTTTGGAGCGCACCTCTTTCACAGTCAACTTTTAACTATGTGCATTGCAAATTATGAGCCTTCCGGAAGTCAAGTTCAACTTACACTTGAGAGGGGTCTTCCTGCTATGGTTGCTTCTTTCGCTACAAAACAGTTGCCTTATGCATCTCTCTCCTTTGATATGCTGCATTGTGCTAGATGTGGCATAGATTGGGATCAGAAAG ATGGAATTCTCTTGATTGAAGCTGATAGACTTTTAAAACCTGGGGGCTACTTTGTCTGGACTTCGCCGCTTACAAATGCTCGCAACAAAGACAGTCAGAAAAGGTGGAAGTTGATACACGATTTTGCAGAAAACCTTTGCTGGGATATGCTATCACAGCAAGATGAAACTGTTGTATGGAAGAAAATTAGTAAAAGAAAATGCTATAGTTCAAG AAAGAACAgctctcctcctcctcctttaTGCAGTAGAGGCTATGATGTGGAGTCTCCATACTATCGAGAACTGCAAAATTGCATCGGAGGAACACATAGCAGCCGTTGGATTTCTATTGAAGAGAGAGCAACCTGGCCTTCCAGGGATTACCCGAACAAGAACGAGCTTGAAATATATG GATTGCAACCCGATGAATTTGCCGAGGACGCCGAAAGCTGGAAGGCAGCAGTACAAAATTATTGGTCTCTTTTGTCACCTTTGATATTTTCCGATCATCCAAAGAGACCTGGTGATGAGGACCCTCCACCACCTTTCAACATGCTAAGAAACGTGCTAGACATGAATGCTCATTTTGGTGGTTTTAATTCTGCCTTGTTGCAGTCTAAAAAATCCGTGTGGGTCATGAATGTGGTGCCGACGAGTGGACTCAACTATCTTCCTATGATCCAGGACCGCGGTTATGTTGGTGTTTTGCATGATTG GTGTGAAGCCTTTCCAACATACCCTAGAACCTATGACTTGGTACACGCAGCAGGGTTTTTATCCCTTCAAACTTCTCAGCAGTACAGATGTACCATGCTTGATATATTCATTGAAATTGACAGGTTACTTCGCCCAGAG GGTTGGATTATAATTCGCGACACGGTTCCTTTAATAGAATCAGCGAGAACTTTGACAACTCGGCTAAAGTGGGACGCAAGAGTCATAGAAATCGAAAGTGATAGTGATCAGAGACTCCTGATCTGCCAGAAGCCTTTCTTTAAGAGACAAGCAAATTAA
- the LOC25489481 gene encoding protein PHOSPHATE-INDUCED 1: protein MASSFQSLLKFFLLISIFYLSSAARNLNELVQDQSQLLHYHNGPLLYGKISVNLIWYGNFKPSQKAIITDFFTSLSSPSSSKPNQPSVSAWWKTTEKYYHLTSKKKSTQLSLSLNKQILDENYSLGKSLTNKNIIQLASKGEHKDSINVVLTSSDVSVERFCMDRCGTHGSSSSLVPRKGKVAKFAYIWVGNSETQCPGLCAWPFHQPIYGPQSAPLVAPNNDVGLDGMVINLASLLAGTATNPFGNGYFQGPSEAPLEAASACPGVYGKGAYPGYAGDLLVDSTTGASFNAHGDNGRKYLLPALYDPSTLSCSTLV from the coding sequence ATGGCTTCTAGTTTTCAATCTCTACTCAAATTCTTTCTTCTTATCTCAATTTTTTACCTTTCTTCAGCTGCTAGAAACTTGAACGAGCTTGTTCAAGATCAATCTCAACTTCTTCATTACCATAATGGTCCATTACTCTATGGTAAAATCTCAGTAAATTTAATCTGGTATGGTAACTTCAAACCATCACAGAAAGCTATAATTACTGATTTTTTCACCTCACTttcttcaccatcttcatcaaaaccaaaccaacctTCAGTTTCAGCATGGTGGAAAACAACTGAAAAATACTACCATCTCACCTCAAAGAAAAAATCTACCCAGCTTTCACTTTCCTTAAACAAGCAAATTCTCGATGAGAATTACTCATTAGGAAAAtccttaacaaacaaaaacattatcCAATTAGCTTCCAAAGGTGAACACAAAGATTCCATCAACGTTGTACTAACATCCTCTGATGTTTCTGTAGAACGTTTTTGTATGGACCGATGTGGCACACacggttcttcttcttcattggtACCCAGAAAAGGCAAGGTTGCAAAATTTGCTTACATTTGGGTTGGAAACTCAGAAACACAGTGTCCAGGGCTATGTGCTTGGCCATTTCACCAACCAATTTACGGTCCACAAAGCGCACCATTGGTTGCACCAAACAACGATGTAGGGCTTGATGGAATGGTGATAAACTTGGCTAGTCTTTTAGCTGGAACAGCAACAAACCCTTTTGGAAATGGTTACTTTCAAGGTCCTTCTGAAGCTCCTCTTGAAGCCGCTTCAGCTTGTCCTGGTGTTTATGGCAAAGGTGCTTACCCTGGTTATGCTGGTGATTTGCTTGTTGATTCTACTACTGGTGCTAGTTTCAATGCTCATGGTGATAATGGAAGAAAGTATCTTCTTCCTGCTTTGTATGATCCTTCTACATTATCTTGCTCTACTCTCGTTTGA